A genomic window from Sceloporus undulatus isolate JIND9_A2432 ecotype Alabama chromosome 9, SceUnd_v1.1, whole genome shotgun sequence includes:
- the LOC121915518 gene encoding myeloid cell surface antigen CD33-like: MTAVTYYGYGPCTSSPRRSRYTITVPDNISVPLGLCVHVPCRFTTPDRYKRNAAPMYGYWFRIVRNRYYLMWINIWAMGELMATNDIRQKASETHMKLTGNPAQGDCSFSIINAGSQDGGWYYFLIDKGGGGKYRHTFISTGKIKYTKPQVILTDLPKPKIQLPSEIVWGNPATFSCVTTNICSRDHPQFFWPADTSNGSMTPWTKAESSWAWTAGIDTTFIPSLDDEGRLLTCRITYPEIGKTVENTIYLQMGYKPQPISTRPGMDCWYVDQTLFCLCSFYSWPPPKIQWNVDGKNLTEDRK, from the exons ATGACGGCCGTGACATACTATGGCTAtggaccgtgca CAAGTTCGCCAAGACGATCACGTTATACAATCACAGTGCCTGACAACATCTCCGTACCACTTGGCCTCTGCGTTCATGTTCCCTGCCGATTTACCACTCCTGATAGATACAAGCGCAATGCTGCACCTATGTATGGCTATTGGTTTAGGATTGTCAGGAACCGATACTATTTGATGTGGATCAACATCTGGGCCATGGGTGAACTTATGGCCACCAATGATATACGGCAGAAGGCATCAGAGACCCACATGAAGTTAACTGGGAATCCAGCACAAGGCGACTGCTCCTTCAGCATCATTAATGCCGGGTCCCAAGACGGAGGGTGGTACTACTTTCTAAttgacaaaggaggaggagggaagtacAGGCACACATTCATATCTActggtaaaataaaatatactaagCCTCAGGTTATCCTGACAG ATTTGCCGAAACCCAAGATCCAGCTCCCATCGGAGATAGTTTGGGGGAATCCAGCCACCTTCAGTTGTGTGACAACAAACATCTGCTCAAGGGACCATCCCCAATTTTTCTGGCCTGCTGACACAAGTAACGGCAGCATGACTCCGTGGACCAAAGCAGAGAGCAGCTGGGCCTGGACTGCTGGCATTGATACCACCTTCATACCCTCCCTAGATGATGAAGGGAGACTCCTTACCTGCCGCATCACATACCCTGAAATAGGAAAAACAGTTGAGAATACCATCTACCTCCAAATGGGCT ACAAACCTCAGCCTATCAGCACCAGACCAGGTATGGACTGCTGGTATGTGGACCAAACCCTCTTTTGTCTCTGTTCCTTCTATTCCTGGCCCCCACCCAAGATCCAGTGGAACgtggatggaaagaacttgaccGAGGACA GGAAATGA